Proteins co-encoded in one Acidobacteriota bacterium genomic window:
- the aqpZ gene encoding aquaporin Z: MPLFKRASAEFFGTFWLVFGGCGSAVLAAAFPQLGIGFTGVALAFGLTVLTMAFAIGHISGCHLNPAVSFGLVAGKRFPASELPAYIVAQVAGAIAASGVLYLIASGKEGFSLSGGFASNGYGAHSPGGYSLLACLVAEVVLTCFFLLVILGSTDDRAPKGFAPIAIGLCLTLIHLVGIPVTNTSVNPARSTGPALFVGGWAIQQLWLFWVAPIIGAIVGGLIYSGLFGIPQPPVREEMSR; this comes from the coding sequence ATGCCGCTCTTCAAACGTGCGTCTGCCGAGTTTTTCGGGACCTTTTGGCTCGTCTTCGGAGGCTGCGGAAGCGCAGTGCTCGCTGCGGCCTTTCCGCAACTCGGCATCGGCTTCACCGGCGTCGCGCTCGCTTTTGGACTCACCGTGCTCACCATGGCCTTCGCCATCGGACACATCTCCGGCTGCCACCTCAACCCGGCAGTCTCCTTCGGACTCGTCGCCGGCAAGCGCTTCCCCGCCTCCGAGCTTCCCGCCTACATCGTCGCCCAGGTCGCCGGAGCGATCGCAGCTTCGGGCGTGCTCTACCTGATCGCCAGCGGCAAAGAGGGCTTCTCGCTCTCCGGCGGCTTCGCCTCGAACGGATACGGCGCTCACTCACCCGGCGGTTACAGTCTTCTCGCCTGCCTCGTCGCCGAGGTCGTGCTGACCTGCTTCTTCCTGCTCGTCATCCTCGGCTCCACCGACGACCGCGCCCCCAAGGGCTTCGCCCCCATCGCCATCGGCCTCTGCCTCACGCTGATCCACCTGGTCGGCATCCCGGTTACGAACACCTCCGTCAACCCCGCGCGCTCCACGGGCCCCGCACTCTTCGTTGGCGGATGGGCCATCCAACAGCTATGGCTCTTCTGGGTTGCGCCGATCATCGGAGCGATCGTCGGAGGCCTTATCTACAGCGGGCTGTTCGGCATTCCGCAACCGCCGGTACGCGAAGAGATGTCGCGCTAA
- a CDS encoding M48 family metallopeptidase, protein MPSPLVAIFEEQYRALRPRAPMPPFDIRFRRFTSLNTTIRLREGRLHVRLSDILEHAPESVHHAIAHILIAKIYKKPIAPTYADRYRRHVSSEAVSRQAEHVRQTRGRKRILTPQGHHFDLNEVFDTLNARFFHGLLGRPVLTWSAHHARRMLGHYDAAHNTIVVSRVFDRPDTPRVAVEYLLYHEMLHLKHPVSVKAGRRCVHSREFQAEERLFPHLEEAKAYLRRL, encoded by the coding sequence GTGCCATCTCCCCTCGTTGCCATCTTTGAGGAGCAATACCGCGCCCTGCGGCCGCGCGCGCCCATGCCTCCGTTCGACATCCGCTTCCGGCGCTTCACCTCGCTCAACACCACCATCCGCCTTCGCGAAGGCCGCCTCCACGTCCGCCTCTCCGACATCCTCGAACACGCGCCCGAGTCTGTGCATCACGCTATCGCGCACATCCTGATCGCCAAGATCTACAAGAAGCCCATTGCTCCCACCTACGCCGACCGCTACCGCCGCCACGTCTCATCGGAAGCCGTCTCGCGTCAGGCCGAACACGTCCGCCAGACCCGCGGGCGCAAACGCATCCTCACTCCACAGGGCCACCACTTCGACCTCAACGAGGTCTTCGACACGCTCAACGCGCGCTTCTTCCACGGCCTGCTCGGCCGCCCCGTGCTCACCTGGAGCGCGCACCACGCCCGCCGTATGCTGGGCCATTACGACGCCGCGCACAACACCATCGTCGTCAGCCGCGTCTTCGACCGCCCCGACACACCGCGCGTCGCCGTTGAATACCTGCTCTATCACGAGATGCTCCACCTCAAGCACCCCGTCAGCGTCAAGGCCGGACGCCGCTGCGTCCACTCGCGCGAGTTCCAGGCCGAGGAGCGCCTCTTCCCTCACCTCGAAGAGGCCAAGGCGTATCTGCGCCGCCTCTGA
- a CDS encoding tetratricopeptide repeat protein, whose protein sequence is MYAASSTRRRYIVAPAFLALALSFAPGLRAQLPAGTRDASSQVQQDPLRTQAAEALAKQDYATAVKLLATLAEKNPNDAQALYNLGSAHDALDQAAEAEAAYRRAIAASPNMLEPHLALGLLLARTGNAADAHTELSAAAAIPNGDAALRARAYRAMARLDQPGNPSGASEELLAALKLSSETPDDILLTGELAQANGDPAAAETAYRRLLAADPDNAQATAALVHLLIQQKKPDQAEPLLTATLKKHPDDPALSAQLASLYESDPDPAKAAQAVPILEKLHAANPVDAAVARLLARLYSRAGQYDKALPLLAALAAASPGDPTLLDDQADILIRLHRSSDAQPLLERAIVDPKAFPTPQAYGVAASHLAFAASVNNDPATTLRALALRDRVLAQTPSSIFLAATAHDKLHQVKEASNLYKQFLSVAKGQFPDEEWEAKHRLAALEHMK, encoded by the coding sequence ATGTACGCAGCATCGTCTACCCGGCGAAGATACATCGTCGCCCCCGCTTTCCTCGCACTCGCGCTGTCGTTCGCGCCCGGCCTCCGCGCGCAGCTTCCCGCTGGAACCCGCGATGCGTCCTCACAAGTGCAACAGGATCCTCTGCGCACTCAAGCTGCCGAAGCCCTTGCCAAACAGGACTACGCCACCGCGGTAAAGCTGCTGGCAACACTCGCCGAGAAGAATCCCAACGACGCGCAGGCGCTCTATAACCTCGGCTCCGCGCACGACGCGCTTGACCAGGCCGCCGAGGCCGAGGCCGCATACCGGCGCGCCATCGCGGCCAGCCCCAACATGCTTGAGCCGCATCTCGCGCTTGGCCTCTTACTGGCTCGCACCGGCAACGCCGCCGACGCGCACACCGAGCTCTCCGCCGCAGCGGCCATCCCCAACGGCGACGCGGCCCTTCGCGCCCGCGCCTACCGCGCCATGGCGCGGCTCGACCAGCCCGGCAACCCCTCCGGCGCCAGCGAAGAGCTGCTCGCCGCGCTCAAGCTCTCGTCCGAGACGCCCGACGACATTCTGCTCACCGGCGAGCTGGCCCAGGCCAACGGCGATCCCGCCGCAGCCGAAACTGCCTACCGCCGCCTGCTGGCCGCCGACCCCGACAACGCCCAGGCCACCGCCGCCCTCGTCCATCTGCTGATCCAGCAGAAGAAGCCCGACCAGGCCGAACCTCTGCTGACCGCGACCCTCAAGAAGCACCCCGACGATCCCGCGCTGAGCGCCCAGCTCGCCTCGCTCTACGAGTCCGACCCCGATCCCGCCAAAGCAGCGCAGGCTGTGCCGATCCTCGAAAAGCTCCACGCCGCCAATCCGGTGGACGCCGCCGTCGCGCGTCTGCTTGCCCGGCTCTACAGTCGCGCCGGCCAGTACGACAAGGCGCTCCCGTTGCTGGCTGCGCTTGCCGCCGCTTCGCCCGGCGATCCCACGCTGCTTGACGACCAGGCGGACATTCTCATCCGCCTCCATCGCTCCTCCGACGCCCAGCCGCTGCTCGAGCGCGCAATCGTTGATCCCAAAGCCTTTCCCACCCCGCAGGCCTACGGGGTCGCCGCCAGCCATCTCGCCTTTGCCGCCTCGGTCAACAACGACCCCGCCACCACTTTGCGCGCGCTTGCTCTGCGTGATAGAGTGTTGGCGCAGACGCCGTCGTCGATCTTTCTGGCGGCAACGGCGCACGACAAACTCCACCAGGTCAAGGAGGCATCCAACCTGTACAAACAGTTCCTTTCCGTGGCGAAAGGACAGTTTCCGGACGAGGAGTGGGAGGCAAAACACCGGCTCGCCGCCCTCGAACATATGAAGTAA
- a CDS encoding PAS domain-containing protein produces MAKSRRICPPEQVIVILLSAFTVFFAIQIFLGHILPSLKALWVDLFSAAVATVFTVDVLPRLQRAIRGPVPAMVDELSFVTAAENSLDDFYIFSGISDSTGQIVDFRFAYINPIAEHRLRAHRENLLGRALSEVRPMAVTKGLITRYQEVVRTGIPYDGEVYLDDERIAATWLHVHAVKLGDGLAITSRDITKQKQAQDRASFLAQHGRLTGLANRTLLTTRLNAAIHRGKS; encoded by the coding sequence GTGGCCAAGTCGAGACGTATATGCCCTCCGGAACAGGTTATCGTTATCCTGCTCTCTGCCTTTACGGTATTCTTTGCGATCCAGATATTTCTCGGTCATATCCTTCCGTCACTCAAAGCTTTGTGGGTCGACCTCTTCAGCGCGGCGGTAGCGACCGTCTTCACGGTGGACGTCCTTCCGCGTCTCCAGCGCGCAATCAGGGGGCCAGTCCCGGCGATGGTGGACGAATTGAGCTTTGTCACCGCCGCCGAAAACAGCCTCGACGACTTTTACATCTTTTCCGGCATTTCCGATTCCACCGGCCAGATCGTCGATTTCCGCTTCGCTTATATCAATCCCATCGCAGAACACCGCTTGCGGGCGCATCGCGAAAACCTGCTAGGACGGGCGCTCTCCGAGGTCAGGCCCATGGCCGTCACCAAGGGACTGATCACCCGTTACCAGGAGGTCGTTCGCACCGGCATACCTTACGACGGCGAGGTCTACCTGGACGACGAGCGCATCGCCGCCACCTGGCTTCACGTACACGCCGTCAAGCTGGGCGACGGACTCGCTATCACCAGCCGCGACATTACCAAACAGAAGCAGGCGCAGGACCGCGCCAGTTTTCTGGCGCAGCATGGCCGTTTAACTGGACTGGCCAATCGCACTTTACTCACTACGCGCCTCAATGCCGCAATCCATCGCGGAAAATCCTGA
- the uvrA gene encoding excinuclease ABC subunit UvrA — protein MSDPKPTQKPEQNLNQITIRGARTHNLKGIDVDIPHNALTVVSGVSGSGKSSLAFDTVYAEGQRRYVESLSAYARQFLERIEKPDVDHIDGLAPAIAIKQKNQTRNPRSTVATATEIYDYLRLLYARCGTVTCLHCGGIVKTDTVDEIVTSLLAQPEGTRVYALFPIVRAEIKLEAMQPASAEAAVTEPSKPKKSAAKKSAKSAKPAAAPALDLTDSLKDRLGELRRRGYNRLYQNERIVEFSTPESLLELDFSQPIFVLADRLALSPDFRARLVDAIETGYRESGEIRFLTVPREGEGQPQMLRFSAAFECTTCHRAYREPEPRLFSFNNPYGACPRCQGFGNTIDFDPNLIIPDKSKTLAQGAVAPWTTTKYRPHHGEMLRAAKVAGVPTDVPWYDLTPEQQSFIQEGGPGFPGIRGFFAALEHKKYKLHVRVFLSKYRGYASCPDCRGQRLRAEARAVLINDKNICEVSSLTVTAARDFFDSLVLSPSQAEIAGKIFEEVRQRIHFLDQVGLDYLTLDRLSSTLSGGESQRIQLATSLGSRLVGALYVLDEPSIGLHTRDTARLIHIMEELRDLGNTILVVEHDPDVIRSADHLLDLGPGAGELGGQLLASGTVKQVTANPNSITGKYLSGRASIATPKHRREPGREHLNLNGARIHNLRGVDVDIPLNMLVCVTGVSGSGKSTLVHQVLYRALVQSLGQEGSTDGVDPTQLYRELSGVQHLNDVVLVDQSPIGRTPRSNPVTYIKAFDDIRALFAAQPDAKRRGLTAGHFSFNVPGGRCDVCEGDGTVTVEMQFLADVELPCEECNGTRYKASILDIRYKGRNIHDVLNMTVKEALVYFAGHPKIVDKLYVLDEVGLGYVRLGQSATTLSGGEAQRVKLASHLATARSVSSRTGTSEAAAKARSRTLYILDEPTTGLHFDDVAKLLAAFRKLIDGGGSLLVIEHNLDVIKSADWIIDMGPEGGSRGGQVVATGTPEEIAANPASHTGHWLGPVLKPVGATIDAEVPVTV, from the coding sequence ATGAGCGACCCGAAGCCCACACAGAAACCTGAGCAGAACCTGAACCAGATCACGATCCGCGGTGCCCGCACGCATAATCTCAAGGGCATCGACGTCGATATCCCGCACAATGCCCTCACCGTCGTCAGCGGCGTCTCGGGTTCGGGCAAGTCGTCGCTCGCCTTCGACACCGTCTACGCCGAGGGCCAGCGCCGCTACGTCGAGTCGCTTTCCGCCTATGCGCGCCAGTTCCTCGAACGCATCGAAAAACCCGACGTCGACCACATCGACGGTCTCGCCCCGGCCATCGCCATCAAGCAGAAGAACCAGACGCGCAACCCGCGCTCCACCGTCGCCACCGCGACCGAGATCTACGACTACCTGCGCCTGCTTTACGCGCGCTGCGGCACCGTCACCTGCCTGCACTGCGGCGGAATCGTCAAGACCGACACCGTCGACGAGATAGTTACCTCGCTGCTTGCCCAGCCCGAAGGGACTCGCGTCTACGCGCTCTTCCCCATCGTCCGCGCCGAGATCAAGCTCGAAGCCATGCAGCCGGCATCGGCGGAAGCCGCCGTTACTGAGCCGTCTAAACCGAAAAAATCTGCCGCAAAAAAATCAGCGAAGTCCGCTAAACCCGCGGCCGCTCCAGCGCTCGACCTCACCGACTCGCTGAAGGACCGCCTCGGCGAGCTGCGCCGGCGCGGCTACAACCGGCTCTATCAGAACGAAAGGATCGTTGAGTTCTCCACGCCTGAATCACTGTTGGAGCTCGACTTCTCGCAGCCCATCTTCGTCCTCGCCGACCGGCTCGCGCTCTCGCCAGACTTCCGCGCACGTCTGGTCGATGCCATCGAAACCGGCTATCGCGAGTCAGGCGAGATCCGCTTCCTCACCGTGCCGCGCGAAGGCGAAGGCCAGCCGCAGATGCTCCGCTTCAGCGCCGCATTCGAGTGCACTACGTGCCACCGCGCCTACCGCGAGCCCGAGCCGCGCCTCTTCTCCTTCAACAATCCCTATGGTGCATGCCCGCGCTGCCAGGGCTTCGGCAACACCATCGACTTCGACCCCAACCTCATCATCCCCGACAAGTCGAAGACGCTCGCGCAGGGAGCGGTCGCCCCGTGGACCACGACCAAGTACCGCCCGCATCACGGCGAGATGCTGCGCGCGGCCAAGGTAGCAGGCGTACCCACCGATGTCCCCTGGTACGACCTCACACCGGAGCAGCAGAGCTTCATCCAGGAAGGCGGCCCGGGCTTCCCTGGCATACGCGGCTTCTTCGCGGCGCTCGAGCACAAGAAGTACAAGCTGCACGTGCGCGTCTTCCTGTCGAAGTATCGCGGTTACGCCTCCTGTCCCGACTGCCGGGGCCAGCGCCTGCGCGCCGAGGCGCGCGCTGTCTTAATCAACGACAAAAACATCTGCGAGGTCTCCTCGCTCACCGTCACCGCCGCGCGCGACTTTTTCGACTCGCTCGTTCTCTCGCCGTCGCAGGCCGAGATCGCCGGCAAGATCTTCGAAGAGGTGCGCCAGCGCATCCACTTCCTCGACCAGGTCGGGCTCGATTACCTCACGCTCGACCGCCTCTCCTCGACGCTCTCCGGGGGCGAGTCACAGCGCATCCAGCTTGCAACGTCGCTCGGCTCGCGACTCGTTGGCGCGCTCTACGTGCTCGATGAGCCGTCTATCGGCCTGCACACACGCGACACTGCCCGCCTCATCCACATCATGGAAGAGCTGCGCGACCTCGGCAACACGATCCTCGTCGTCGAGCACGACCCCGATGTGATCCGCTCCGCCGACCACCTTCTCGACCTCGGCCCCGGCGCGGGTGAGCTCGGCGGCCAGCTTCTCGCATCGGGCACGGTGAAGCAGGTCACGGCGAACCCGAACTCGATCACCGGCAAGTATCTCTCCGGTCGCGCCTCCATCGCCACGCCGAAGCACCGCCGCGAGCCGGGGCGTGAGCACCTCAACCTGAACGGCGCGCGCATCCACAATCTGCGCGGCGTCGACGTCGATATTCCGCTCAACATGCTCGTCTGCGTCACCGGAGTCTCGGGCTCGGGCAAGTCGACGCTCGTGCACCAGGTGCTCTATCGCGCGCTCGTACAGTCGCTCGGGCAGGAGGGCAGCACCGACGGCGTCGACCCGACGCAGCTCTACCGCGAGCTCTCCGGCGTGCAGCACCTCAACGACGTCGTGCTCGTCGACCAGTCGCCCATCGGCCGCACGCCGCGCTCGAACCCCGTCACCTATATCAAGGCCTTCGACGACATACGCGCGCTCTTCGCCGCGCAACCCGACGCCAAGCGCCGCGGCCTCACCGCCGGGCATTTCTCGTTCAATGTTCCGGGGGGGCGCTGCGATGTCTGCGAGGGCGACGGCACCGTCACCGTCGAGATGCAGTTCCTCGCCGACGTCGAGCTTCCCTGCGAGGAGTGCAACGGCACGCGCTACAAGGCCTCCATTCTCGACATTCGCTACAAGGGCAGGAACATCCACGACGTGCTCAACATGACCGTCAAGGAGGCGCTGGTCTACTTCGCCGGTCATCCGAAGATCGTCGACAAGCTCTACGTGCTCGACGAGGTCGGCCTCGGCTATGTGCGTCTCGGCCAGTCCGCCACCACGCTCTCAGGCGGAGAGGCGCAGCGCGTCAAGCTGGCCTCGCACCTGGCAACGGCACGCTCCGTCTCCTCACGCACCGGCACCAGCGAAGCCGCAGCCAAGGCCCGCAGCCGCACGCTCTACATCCTCGATGAGCCGACGACCGGTCTCCACTTCGACGATGTCGCCAAACTGCTGGCAGCCTTCCGCAAGCTGATCGACGGAGGCGGCTCGTTGCTCGTGATCGAACACAATCTCGACGTCATCAAGTCCGCTGACTGGATTATCGACATGGGCCCCGAGGGCGGCTCGCGCGGAGGCCAGGTCGTTGCCACCGGCACCCCGGAAGAAATCGCCGCCAACCCAGCCTCGCACACCGGCCACTGGCTTGGGCCTGTGCTAAAGCCAGTGGGGGCAACGATCGATGCGGAGGTTCCGGTTACGGTGTAG
- the lspA gene encoding signal peptidase II, with protein sequence MPERYEYPATEFDEPKKTKPAGRRRYFPLLLALSAFVAIADHVSKKFIVHHLPSGRSHTIIPGLLRITHVLNTGAAFSFLADSASPDLVLKGLILFSVAAVVIVGIMLLRSCDSLSLTSTALALILGGAVGNLYDRVVYHYVIDFISVHAGSYYYWPDFNFADSAICIGAGLLMIEIFRPQKEDDPTQPKSA encoded by the coding sequence ATGCCCGAACGTTACGAGTACCCTGCAACCGAGTTCGACGAGCCGAAGAAGACGAAGCCCGCGGGACGCCGCCGCTACTTCCCTCTCCTGCTCGCGCTCTCGGCGTTTGTCGCCATCGCCGACCACGTCTCGAAGAAGTTCATCGTGCATCACCTGCCTTCGGGGCGCTCCCATACCATCATCCCAGGCCTGCTGCGCATCACCCACGTGCTCAACACGGGCGCGGCCTTCAGCTTTCTTGCAGACTCCGCCTCGCCCGACCTCGTTCTCAAGGGGCTGATCCTCTTCTCGGTCGCCGCTGTCGTCATCGTGGGCATCATGCTGCTGCGCTCCTGCGACTCGCTCTCGCTCACCTCGACCGCGCTTGCGCTGATCCTCGGCGGGGCCGTCGGCAACCTCTACGATCGCGTGGTCTACCACTACGTGATCGACTTCATCAGCGTTCATGCCGGCTCATACTACTACTGGCCTGACTTCAACTTCGCCGACTCGGCGATCTGTATAGGTGCGGGATTGCTGATGATCGAGATCTTCCGGCCACAGAAGGAAGATGATCCAACCCAACCGAAATCGGCGTAG
- the ileS gene encoding isoleucine--tRNA ligase: protein MPEVTETKPKSTGAASENQPETKPLKSTLNLPQTAFAMKANLPVNEPIRLAAWQKQEIYGQIRAARVGAPKYILHDGPPYANGAIHLGHALNKCIKDFVVKTKTMAGFDSPYVPGWDCHGLPIEIKVDEQLGRKKLEMDPLAVRKACREYAQKYVDLQRSQFERIGVFGRWNQPYLTMSLAYEASIVETFYEFFEKGFVYKGLKAVYWCIHDKTALAEAEIEYEMHTSPSIYVRYKLTSAPEGIDPALAGLPVYTIIWTTTPWTLPASLAVAFNPELDYVALKNTDGNVYIVAEALATQTREACNLTDAKEIARFKGDRLDRVTFQHPFLDREVLGVNADYVTTEQGTGAVHTAPSHGADDFNTGTKYGLSQVCNVDAAGRLRNGLPEYDGMQIFKANPVIIDLVRSRGALMGLSEIHHSYPHCWRCHNPVIFRATEQWFISMETPMTAPDGTPTTFRQRTLDEIANVVWDPSWGQERISNMIATRPDWTISRQRIWGVPIAVFMCERCHTPLNDKKINKSIVELFHKEGADAWYKYDAATLLPAGTACASCGSNEFRKEMDILDVWFESGASWHAVLDVEPELHWPADLYTEGGDQHRGWFHSSILASVAVRGKAPYKMVATSGWTLDEQGRAFSKSLGNGVDPVDIAKRLGGEIVRLWVASVDFREDVAASENLMQRVSDNYRKLRNTFRFLLGNLHDFTPAEHAVPFAQMEPLDQYILARTAELDCRIRQAYDDFEFHRAYHALNEYTNSDLSALYLDVLKDRLYTFAPNHPARRSAQTALWRIAEALTRLVAPILSFTADEVWQSLPRVAGRESSVHVALFPNIAEIIPGNVKPLEEDWEKLLAVRDQVLLSLEAARQAKLVGKGLDARVIIEVGEPTLSLLQRYESSLKELFNVSQVALAHIEHPNSETRVTTEAAEGVKCERCWNYTTDVGNDARYPSVCLRCAEALDAIGYAPYAAPESAG, encoded by the coding sequence ATGCCGGAAGTCACCGAGACCAAGCCCAAATCGACCGGAGCCGCAAGCGAGAACCAGCCCGAGACGAAGCCCCTGAAGTCGACCCTGAACCTGCCCCAGACCGCCTTCGCCATGAAGGCCAACCTCCCGGTCAACGAGCCCATCCGGCTGGCCGCCTGGCAGAAGCAGGAGATCTACGGCCAGATTCGCGCCGCCCGTGTCGGTGCTCCGAAGTACATCCTTCACGACGGGCCGCCCTACGCCAACGGGGCCATCCACCTGGGCCACGCACTGAACAAGTGCATCAAAGACTTCGTGGTGAAGACGAAGACGATGGCGGGCTTCGACTCCCCCTACGTCCCAGGCTGGGACTGCCACGGGCTGCCCATCGAGATCAAGGTCGACGAGCAGCTTGGCCGCAAAAAGCTGGAGATGGACCCGCTGGCCGTGCGCAAGGCCTGCCGCGAATACGCGCAGAAGTACGTCGACCTGCAGCGGTCGCAGTTCGAGCGCATCGGCGTCTTCGGCCGCTGGAACCAGCCCTACCTGACGATGTCGCTCGCCTACGAGGCCTCCATCGTCGAGACCTTCTACGAGTTCTTCGAAAAGGGCTTCGTCTACAAAGGCCTAAAGGCCGTCTACTGGTGCATCCACGACAAGACCGCTCTCGCCGAGGCCGAGATCGAGTACGAGATGCACACCTCGCCCTCGATCTATGTGCGCTACAAGCTGACCAGCGCACCGGAGGGCATCGATCCCGCGCTCGCAGGGTTGCCGGTCTACACCATCATCTGGACGACGACTCCGTGGACGCTTCCGGCATCGCTCGCCGTGGCCTTCAACCCCGAGCTGGACTACGTTGCGTTGAAGAACACCGACGGCAACGTCTACATCGTCGCTGAGGCCCTGGCGACGCAGACCCGCGAAGCCTGCAACCTGACCGATGCAAAGGAGATTGCGCGCTTCAAGGGTGACAGGCTCGACCGCGTCACCTTTCAGCATCCCTTCCTCGACCGCGAGGTCCTCGGCGTGAACGCCGACTATGTGACGACCGAGCAGGGTACGGGCGCGGTTCACACGGCCCCCTCGCACGGCGCGGACGACTTCAACACCGGCACCAAGTACGGGCTCTCGCAGGTGTGTAACGTCGATGCCGCCGGCCGCCTGCGCAACGGCCTGCCGGAGTACGACGGGATGCAGATCTTCAAGGCCAACCCCGTCATCATCGACCTGGTTCGTTCGCGTGGCGCTCTCATGGGTCTGAGCGAGATCCATCACTCCTACCCGCACTGCTGGCGCTGCCACAATCCGGTGATCTTCCGCGCGACGGAGCAGTGGTTCATCTCGATGGAGACGCCGATGACCGCGCCAGACGGCACGCCGACGACCTTCCGCCAGCGCACGCTGGACGAGATCGCGAACGTGGTCTGGGACCCGTCGTGGGGGCAGGAGCGCATCTCCAACATGATCGCCACGCGTCCCGACTGGACCATCTCGCGCCAGCGCATCTGGGGCGTGCCCATCGCCGTCTTCATGTGCGAGAGGTGCCACACGCCACTGAACGACAAGAAGATCAACAAGAGCATCGTCGAGCTCTTCCACAAAGAGGGCGCGGACGCCTGGTACAAGTACGACGCCGCAACGCTGCTGCCCGCGGGCACGGCCTGCGCCTCCTGTGGATCAAATGAATTCCGCAAGGAGATGGACATCCTCGACGTGTGGTTCGAGTCCGGCGCAAGCTGGCACGCCGTGCTCGACGTCGAGCCCGAGCTGCACTGGCCCGCCGATCTCTACACCGAAGGCGGCGACCAGCATCGCGGCTGGTTCCACTCGTCGATCCTCGCATCCGTCGCCGTACGCGGTAAGGCGCCGTACAAGATGGTCGCCACCTCGGGTTGGACTTTGGACGAGCAGGGCCGCGCCTTCTCGAAGTCCCTCGGCAACGGCGTCGATCCGGTCGACATCGCCAAGCGTCTGGGCGGCGAGATCGTGCGGCTGTGGGTCGCCTCCGTTGATTTTCGTGAAGACGTCGCCGCCAGCGAAAACCTGATGCAGCGCGTCAGCGACAACTACCGCAAGCTGCGCAACACCTTCCGCTTTCTGCTGGGCAACCTGCACGACTTCACTCCCGCAGAACACGCCGTTCCGTTCGCGCAGATGGAGCCGCTTGATCAGTACATCCTCGCACGGACGGCGGAACTCGATTGCAGAATCCGTCAGGCCTACGACGACTTCGAGTTCCACCGCGCCTATCACGCGCTGAACGAGTACACGAACTCCGACCTGAGCGCGCTCTACCTCGACGTGCTGAAGGACCGCCTCTACACCTTTGCGCCGAACCACCCGGCACGGCGCTCGGCGCAGACCGCTCTCTGGCGCATCGCCGAGGCACTCACGCGGCTGGTCGCGCCGATCCTCAGCTTCACCGCCGACGAGGTCTGGCAGTCGCTGCCCCGGGTCGCTGGACGCGAGTCGAGCGTGCACGTCGCTCTCTTCCCCAACATCGCAGAGATCATTCCCGGCAACGTGAAGCCACTCGAAGAGGACTGGGAGAAGCTGCTCGCGGTCCGCGACCAGGTGCTGCTCTCGCTCGAGGCCGCGCGTCAGGCGAAGCTGGTCGGCAAGGGACTCGACGCCCGCGTCATCATCGAAGTCGGCGAGCCCACGCTCTCACTTCTTCAGCGCTACGAGTCCAGCCTGAAGGAGCTGTTCAACGTCTCGCAGGTTGCACTTGCGCACATCGAGCACCCCAACAGCGAGACGCGCGTCACCACCGAGGCTGCCGAGGGCGTGAAGTGCGAGCGCTGCTGGAACTACACCACCGACGTCGGCAACGACGCGCGCTACCCTTCCGTCTGCCTGCGCTGCGCCGAGGCCCTCGACGCCATCGGGTATGCTCCTTATGCCGCTCCCGAAAGCGCCGGATAA